The following are from one region of the Scylla paramamosain isolate STU-SP2022 chromosome 45, ASM3559412v1, whole genome shotgun sequence genome:
- the LOC135094506 gene encoding zinc finger protein OZF-like has protein sequence MCADAVKEPQPHSSPRMEEEDTSMKVEDDNIAEVRKFECQECGEILNSRSKFIQHSLSHRGVAVFCCQNCEQLFYCEKQLEQHISLHNKQDRYECKLCGKQFTRESNLDRHTKIHSGRKDFACETCGKAFTRKSDLQQHSNIHLDSKKYKCNECGKAFAQRGNLARHLLNIHPGANQHRCDECGMMFTSKSDLNRHVKIHTIARGYNCDVCGKTFNLHSSFKRHMNIHTQEKQYKCSMCEKIFNHKNNLTKHLNTHTGEQQYRCEVCGKTLYSRSDLMRHTNIHTREKEYKCDECGKIFYAKGDLTRHTNIHTQARIHACEECGRTFTHRSSFKQHMNIHTRAEQFSCDECDKVFYQKASLVKHKNIHAGIKYTCDECDKQFNEKSHLKRHKNVHSKTVK, from the coding sequence ATGTGTGCAGATGCGGTAAAGGAGCCACAGCCACACAGCAGCCccaggatggaagaggaagacactAGTATGAAAGTGGAAGATGACAACATTGCAGAGGTCAGAAAGTTTGAGTGTCAGGAGTGTGGGGAAATACTGAATAGCAGAAGTAAGTTTATTCAGCACTCCTTGTCTCACAGAGGAGTGGCAGTGTTCTGCTGCCAGAACTGTGAGCAGCTGTTCTATTGTGAGAAGCAGCTGGAGCAACACATTTCTCTTCACAACAAGCAAGACCGTTATGAGTGCAAGTTGTGTGGAAAGCAGTTCACCAGAGAGAGTAATCTTGATAGACACACAAAGATTCACTCAGGAAGGAAAGATTTTGCTTGTGAAACATGTGGGAAGGCATTCACCAGGAAGAGCGACCTTCAGCAACATTCAAATATTCACTTGGACTCAAAAAAATACAAGTGCAACGAGTGCGGTAAAGCATTCGCCCAGAGGGGAAATCTTGCCCGGCACCTGCTGAACATTCACCCAGGTGCGAACCAGCACAGGTGTGACGAGTGTGGCATGATGTTCACTTCTAAGAGTGATCTCAACAGGCACGTCAAAATTCACACTATTGCAAGAGGCTACAACTGTGACGTGTGTGGCAAGACATTCAATTTGCACAGTAGTTTTAAGCGACACATGAACATTCACACTCAAGAAAAGCAGTACAAATGCAGTATGTGTGAAAAAATATTTAACCACAAGAACAATCTCACCAAgcacctcaacacacacactggagagcAGCAGTACAGGTGTGAGGTGTGTGGCAAGACACTGTACTCTCGCAGTGATCTGATGCGACACACGAACATTCACaccagagaaaaggaatataagTGTGATGAGTGCGGTAAAATATTCTACGCCAAAGGTGACCTCACACGGCACACCAACATCCACACACAGGCAAGGATCCACGCATGTGAGGAGTGTGGCAGAACATTCACCCACCGCAGCAGCTTCAAGCAGCACATGAACATCCACACAAGAGCAGAGCAGTTCAGTTGTGATGAGTGTGACAAGGTGTTTTATCAGAAGGCCAGTCTGGTCAAGCATAAGAACATTCATGCTGGAATAAAGTACACCTGTGATGAGTGTGACAAACAGTTCAATGAGAAGAGTCACCTCAAGAGACACAAGAATGTTCATAGTAAAACTGTAAAGTAG